The following proteins are encoded in a genomic region of Nitratireductor sp. GISD-1A_MAKvit:
- the ccoN gene encoding cytochrome-c oxidase, cbb3-type subunit I, with protein MRFGTEIVLVSLAAFAALAAAGLAQDSAFQAHMWVLFFVLLGSAIVLMRNTSFAPAGAASIPLRQDTDGYMDGPVRYGVIATTLWGIVGFLVGVLVALQLAYPDLNIEPWFNFGRTRPLHTSAVIFAFGGNALIATSFYVVQRTCRARLFGGNLAWFVFWGYQLFIVMAATGYLLGITQSREYAEPEWYVDLFLTIVWVAYLIVFLGTIFRRKEPHIYVANWFYLSFIVTIAMLHVVNNLAVPVSPFGSKSYSLFAGVQDALTQWWYGHNAVGFFLTAGFLGMMYYFIPKQANRPVYSYRLSIIHFWALIFLYIWAGPHHLHYTALPDWAQTLGMVFSIMLWMPSWGGMINGLMTLSGAWDKLRTDPIIRMMVLAVAFYGMSTFEGPLMSVKAVNSLSHYTDWTIGHVHSGALGWVGMITFGALYYLVPKLWNRERLYSLRLVTWHFWLATLGIVVYAAVMWVSGIQQGLMWREYDDQGFLVYSFAETVAAMHPYYVVRALGGVLFLLGGIVMAYNLAMTILGHERKEEPIGGAVAQPAPSLQSAG; from the coding sequence ATGAGATTTGGCACCGAGATCGTACTGGTCAGCCTGGCTGCGTTTGCAGCGCTGGCCGCTGCGGGTCTGGCGCAGGATTCAGCCTTTCAGGCCCATATGTGGGTTCTGTTCTTTGTCCTGCTTGGATCGGCGATCGTATTGATGCGCAACACGAGCTTTGCGCCGGCCGGCGCAGCATCGATCCCGCTCAGGCAGGATACCGATGGCTATATGGATGGCCCGGTGCGTTATGGCGTCATCGCCACGACCCTGTGGGGCATTGTCGGGTTTCTGGTTGGCGTGCTGGTCGCGCTGCAGCTCGCCTATCCGGACCTCAACATCGAACCCTGGTTCAATTTCGGCCGCACGCGCCCGCTGCACACATCGGCGGTGATCTTCGCCTTCGGCGGCAACGCGCTCATCGCCACATCCTTCTACGTGGTGCAGCGCACCTGTCGGGCGCGGCTTTTCGGCGGCAACCTCGCCTGGTTCGTGTTCTGGGGCTATCAACTCTTCATCGTCATGGCGGCGACCGGCTATCTGCTCGGCATCACCCAGAGCCGCGAATATGCAGAACCCGAATGGTATGTGGATCTGTTCCTCACAATCGTCTGGGTCGCCTATCTCATCGTCTTCCTCGGCACGATCTTCAGGCGCAAGGAGCCGCATATCTATGTGGCCAACTGGTTCTACCTGTCCTTCATCGTCACCATCGCCATGCTGCATGTGGTGAACAATCTGGCGGTGCCGGTCTCGCCTTTCGGCTCCAAAAGCTATTCGCTCTTCGCCGGCGTGCAGGATGCGCTGACGCAATGGTGGTACGGCCACAATGCGGTGGGCTTCTTCCTGACCGCCGGCTTCCTGGGCATGATGTACTACTTCATCCCCAAGCAGGCGAACCGTCCGGTCTATTCCTACCGCCTGTCGATCATCCACTTCTGGGCGCTGATCTTCCTCTATATCTGGGCCGGTCCGCACCATCTCCATTACACCGCCCTGCCCGACTGGGCGCAGACGCTCGGCATGGTGTTCTCCATCATGCTGTGGATGCCCTCCTGGGGCGGCATGATCAACGGCCTGATGACGCTCTCGGGCGCGTGGGACAAGCTGCGCACCGACCCGATCATCCGCATGATGGTTCTGGCCGTCGCCTTCTACGGCATGTCCACCTTCGAGGGCCCGCTGATGTCGGTCAAGGCGGTCAACTCGCTGTCGCACTACACCGACTGGACCATCGGTCACGTGCATTCGGGCGCACTCGGCTGGGTCGGCATGATCACCTTCGGCGCGCTCTATTATCTCGTGCCGAAACTGTGGAACCGCGAGCGGCTTTATTCGCTGCGGCTCGTCACCTGGCATTTCTGGCTCGCCACCCTCGGCATCGTCGTCTACGCGGCCGTCATGTGGGTGTCCGGCATCCAGCAGGGCCTGATGTGGCGCGAATACGACGATCAGGGCTTCCTGGTCTACTCGTTCGCCGAAACCGTGGCCGCCATGCACCCCTATTATGTGGTGCGCGCGCTGGGCGGCGTTCTCTTCCTGCTCGGTGGCATCGTCATGGCCTACAATCTGGCCATGACCATCCTTGGCCATGAGCGCAAGGAAGAGCCGATCGGCGGCGCCGTCGCCCAACCCGCCCCTTCCCTTCAAAGTGCCGGTTAA
- the ccoO gene encoding cytochrome-c oxidase, cbb3-type subunit II: MALLDKHKIIEKNATLLLVGSFLVVTIGGIVEIVPLFYLENTIEKVEGMRPYSPLELAGRNIYIREGCYTCHSQMIRPFRDEVERYGNYSLAAESMYDHPFQWGSKRTGPDLARVGARYSNEWHVDHLIEPRSVVPESIMPSYAFLKDTPLEINDFSTELIANLRVGVPYTEDMIANANADLRAQADPDADTSGLEERYPKAVLGDFDGNPDALTEMDALVAYLQMLGTLVDFSTYDEAAGYR, encoded by the coding sequence ATGGCATTGCTGGACAAACACAAGATCATCGAAAAGAACGCCACGCTCCTTCTGGTGGGGTCGTTCCTGGTGGTGACAATCGGCGGCATCGTCGAGATCGTGCCTCTGTTCTATCTGGAGAACACAATCGAGAAGGTGGAGGGCATGCGCCCTTATTCGCCGCTGGAGCTCGCCGGTCGCAACATCTACATCCGCGAGGGCTGCTACACCTGTCACAGCCAGATGATCCGCCCCTTCCGCGACGAGGTGGAGCGCTACGGCAATTACAGCCTGGCCGCCGAATCCATGTACGATCATCCCTTCCAGTGGGGGTCGAAGCGCACGGGACCGGATCTCGCCCGCGTCGGCGCCAGATACTCCAACGAGTGGCATGTGGATCATCTGATCGAGCCGCGCTCCGTGGTGCCGGAATCGATCATGCCCAGCTATGCGTTCCTCAAGGACACGCCGCTCGAGATCAACGATTTCTCGACCGAGCTGATCGCCAATCTGCGTGTCGGCGTTCCCTATACGGAAGACATGATCGCCAACGCCAATGCGGATCTGCGCGCCCAGGCCGATCCCGACGCGGACACGTCCGGTCTGGAAGAACGCTATCCCAAGGCGGTGCTCGGCGATTTCGACGGCAATCCCGATGCACTCACCGAAATGGACGCGCTGGTCGCCTATCTGCAGATGCTCGGCACGCTGGTCGATTTCTCGACCTATGACGAAGCCGCCGGTTACCGCTGA
- a CDS encoding cbb3-type cytochrome c oxidase subunit 3, producing MEAYTALRQFADSWGLLFMAVFFVGTVLFAFRPGSRKSAEEAARIPLKDD from the coding sequence ATGGAAGCCTATACCGCGCTTCGCCAGTTCGCCGATAGCTGGGGCCTTCTTTTCATGGCCGTCTTCTTCGTCGGTACGGTTCTTTTCGCCTTCCGCCCGGGAAGCAGAAAAAGCGCCGAGGAAGCCGCCCGCATTCCCCTGAAGGACGATTGA
- the ccoP gene encoding cytochrome-c oxidase, cbb3-type subunit III — MSEKEHIDEVSGVSTTGHEWDGIRELDNPMPRWWVWTFYATIVWSIGYTIAYPAWPLISDATKGVLGYSSRQELTTTMEAVSAEQADLRAAIAEKPLDEILADETLRRFATAAGDAAFKVNCSQCHGSGAQGSAGYPNLNDDDWLWGGDIEAIHHTIAHGVRFDGDDDTRFGEMPAFGDILSREEIRQVAAHVVSFTGTPSDPALAEAGAQVYADNCASCHGDAGQGDVTFGAPNLADAIWLYGSSEAEIAAQVRQPKHGVMPAWQERLGDPTVKQLSVYVHSLGGGE, encoded by the coding sequence ATGAGTGAGAAAGAACATATCGACGAGGTCTCCGGCGTCTCGACCACCGGTCATGAGTGGGACGGCATTCGCGAGCTCGACAATCCCATGCCGCGCTGGTGGGTGTGGACCTTCTACGCCACCATCGTGTGGTCGATCGGCTACACCATCGCCTACCCGGCATGGCCGCTGATCAGCGACGCCACCAAGGGCGTTCTCGGCTATTCGAGCCGGCAGGAACTTACCACCACCATGGAGGCCGTCTCGGCTGAGCAGGCGGATTTGCGCGCAGCCATCGCCGAAAAGCCGCTGGATGAAATCCTCGCCGACGAAACGCTGCGCCGTTTTGCCACCGCAGCCGGTGACGCCGCCTTCAAGGTCAACTGCTCGCAGTGCCACGGGTCCGGCGCGCAGGGCTCTGCCGGCTACCCGAACCTCAACGACGACGACTGGCTGTGGGGTGGCGACATCGAGGCGATCCATCACACCATCGCGCATGGCGTGCGCTTCGATGGCGACGACGACACGCGCTTTGGCGAAATGCCGGCCTTCGGCGACATTCTGAGCCGTGAGGAGATCCGTCAGGTTGCGGCCCATGTGGTCTCCTTCACCGGAACACCGTCCGACCCGGCTCTGGCCGAAGCCGGTGCGCAGGTCTACGCCGACAATTGCGCCTCCTGCCATGGCGATGCCGGTCAGGGCGACGTGACCTTCGGCGCGCCGAACCTTGCCGATGCAATCTGGCTCTACGGATCGAGCGAAGCCGAGATCGCCGCACAGGTGCGCCAGCCCAAGCATGGCGTCATGCCGGCCTGGCAGGAGCGGCTTGGCGACCCGACGGTCAAGCAGCTTTCCGTCTACGTTCACTCGCTCGGCGGCGGCGAGTAG
- the ccoG gene encoding cytochrome c oxidase accessory protein CcoG produces MTLATENAASSTAPRTVVERIDAEAVNTAGKRQPLYAPRKKIFPKRASGQFRRFKWIIMFVTLGIYYLTPWLRWDRGPYAPDQAVLIDLANRRFYFFFIEIWPQEFFYIAGLLVMAGIGLFLITSTVGRAWCGYTCPQTVWVDLFLVVERAIEGDRNARIKLDAAPLSARKLVKRSAKHLIWVLIAVATGGAWVFYFADAPSLLIDLATGQAAPVAYLTIAVLTATTYVFGGLMREQVCTYMCPWPRIQAAMLDENSLTVTYNDWRGEPRSRHAKKAAAEGKTVGDCVDCNACVAVCPMGIDIRDGQQLECITCALCIDACDGVMDKLGRERGLISYATLSDYNANMALATAGGTETINPGRVRRQGGGLSEKVAHFHWRKIFRLRTFVYFGAWSLVGLVMLYALLTRDRLEVNVLHDRNPQYVLLSDGSVRNGYTVKLLNMIPEPRVILVSLEGLPGATMNVVGLDQPDDRSAAVPVDPDRLREVRIFVTLPADRLSAADTSFRFVVEDKASFESDVYRASFNIPEGSR; encoded by the coding sequence ATGACACTTGCCACCGAAAACGCAGCCAGCAGCACCGCCCCCCGGACCGTAGTCGAACGCATCGACGCCGAAGCGGTGAACACTGCCGGCAAACGCCAGCCGCTCTACGCTCCACGCAAGAAAATCTTCCCAAAACGCGCATCCGGGCAGTTCCGCCGCTTCAAGTGGATCATCATGTTCGTCACGCTCGGCATCTACTATCTCACCCCATGGCTGCGCTGGGATCGCGGGCCCTATGCGCCAGATCAGGCGGTTTTGATCGATCTCGCCAACCGGCGCTTCTACTTCTTCTTCATTGAGATCTGGCCGCAGGAATTCTTCTATATCGCCGGCCTGCTTGTCATGGCCGGCATCGGCCTTTTCCTGATCACCTCCACGGTGGGCCGGGCATGGTGCGGTTATACCTGCCCGCAGACGGTCTGGGTCGACCTCTTTCTCGTGGTCGAGCGCGCAATCGAAGGCGACCGCAATGCCCGCATCAAACTCGATGCCGCGCCGCTCTCCGCCAGAAAGCTCGTCAAACGGTCCGCAAAACACCTGATCTGGGTGCTCATCGCCGTGGCGACCGGCGGCGCGTGGGTCTTCTATTTTGCCGACGCGCCATCGCTTCTGATCGATCTTGCAACCGGCCAGGCGGCGCCCGTGGCCTACTTGACCATCGCCGTTCTCACCGCCACGACCTATGTGTTCGGCGGTCTCATGCGCGAGCAGGTCTGCACCTATATGTGCCCGTGGCCGCGTATTCAGGCCGCTATGCTCGACGAAAATTCGCTCACCGTCACCTACAATGACTGGCGCGGCGAGCCCCGCTCGCGTCACGCCAAGAAGGCGGCCGCCGAGGGCAAAACCGTGGGCGACTGCGTGGACTGCAATGCCTGCGTTGCCGTCTGCCCCATGGGCATCGACATCCGCGACGGCCAGCAGCTCGAATGCATCACCTGCGCGCTGTGCATCGATGCCTGCGACGGCGTGATGGACAAGCTCGGTCGCGAGCGTGGGCTCATCTCCTACGCCACGCTTTCCGATTACAACGCCAATATGGCGTTGGCGACAGCCGGCGGCACGGAAACCATCAATCCAGGCCGCGTGCGCCGGCAGGGTGGCGGGCTCTCGGAAAAGGTCGCGCATTTCCACTGGCGCAAGATCTTTCGCCTGCGCACCTTCGTCTATTTCGGCGCGTGGTCGCTCGTCGGCCTCGTCATGCTCTATGCCCTGCTCACCCGCGACCGGCTGGAGGTCAACGTGCTCCACGATCGCAATCCGCAATATGTCCTTCTGTCGGATGGCTCGGTGCGCAATGGCTATACGGTCAAGCTGTTGAACATGATCCCGGAACCACGCGTCATCCTCGTTTCACTCGAAGGCCTCCCGGGCGCAACGATGAACGTGGTCGGGCTCGACCAGCCGGACGACCGTTCTGCAGCCGTGCCTGTCGATCCCGACCGTCTGCGCGAGGTGCGCATTTTCGTCACCCTGCCGGCAGACCGGCTGAGCGCGGCAGACACCTCATTCCGCTTCGTCGTCGAAGACAAGGCAAGTTTCGAAAGCGATGTCTACAGGGCAAGCTTCAACATCCCGGAGGGTTCACGATGA
- a CDS encoding FixH family protein, which translates to MSGKVQKQKEFTGWHMLAIMVAFFCVIITVNLTMAFYAQSSWTGLIVKNTYVASQTFNERAEEGRQQAALGWKGELSVEGEAITYRLLDASGDPIPLDAVTMVMHRPVTADEDVTLHMQRRPDGGFGVDHGPGDGTWVINIAAEAGLAHPFRDVRRITIAGGELR; encoded by the coding sequence ATGAGCGGCAAAGTGCAGAAACAGAAGGAATTCACCGGCTGGCACATGCTCGCCATCATGGTCGCCTTCTTCTGCGTCATCATCACGGTCAACCTGACCATGGCCTTCTACGCGCAGTCGAGCTGGACCGGCCTGATCGTCAAAAACACCTATGTGGCGAGCCAGACCTTCAACGAGCGCGCGGAGGAAGGCCGCCAGCAGGCAGCACTCGGCTGGAAGGGCGAGCTTTCCGTTGAAGGAGAAGCGATTACCTACCGCCTGCTGGATGCAAGCGGCGATCCGATTCCGCTGGACGCCGTCACAATGGTCATGCACCGCCCGGTCACCGCCGACGAAGACGTTACCCTTCATATGCAACGTCGACCCGATGGCGGCTTCGGCGTCGATCACGGTCCCGGAGACGGCACCTGGGTCATCAACATCGCTGCAGAAGCGGGGCTTGCCCATCCCTTCCGCGATGTGCGTCGCATCACCATTGCCGGTGGAGAACTCAGATGA
- a CDS encoding copper-translocating P-type ATPase, translating into MSCCAPGTEMALEAEQAREAGPRAEELVLASRSVGDGLKQTDLSVPGIHCGACIQTIETALGRLDGVAGARVNLSTKRVSVKWREGALPPIIDTLNRLGYAAHLFDSVETGRDPVLSQLIRAVAVSGFAAGNIMLLSVSVWSGAEQATRDLFHWLSALIALPALVFAGGIFYRSALNALRHGRMNMDVPIALGISLAYGLSLYETVNSGQHAYFDASVSLLFFLLIGRTLDHVMRERARTAVKGLARLAPRGALVIAADGGREYLPLPEITPGMTLIVAAGERVPVDGVVISGLSELDCSMATGESAPQPVRPGADVRAGMLNLTQPLTVEATATADTSFLAEMMRLMEAAEGGRARYRRLADRASALYSPLVHATAFLTFLGWMVASGDWHRAITIAIAVLIITCPCALGLAVPIVQVVAARRLFENGIMVKDGAAMERFAQVDTAVFDKTGTLTLGIPELRNAFDVTPQALATAAALAAHSRHPLSRAILRAAGSVRATDAFDSVEEIPGLGIEARAGETVWRLGRAGWSLGSPNAHENHAGGTVLSCNGEKYATFRFEDRLRPGAKEAISHLKENGVAVEIISGDSAEQVSDIAARLSVDHFQASVLPGDKLERMRALASEGRKVLMVGDGLNDAPALAAAHVSMAPATAADIGRNAADFVFLRETMLAVPLARDVSRRAGRLIRQNFGLAIAYNVLAVPIAVLGHVTPLVAAIAMSLSSLVVIGNALRLRAGSRHGMTGQSHVEATQ; encoded by the coding sequence ATGAGCTGCTGCGCCCCCGGCACCGAAATGGCGCTGGAAGCCGAACAGGCGCGTGAAGCCGGTCCACGCGCCGAAGAACTTGTTCTCGCGAGCCGTTCTGTCGGAGACGGGCTGAAACAGACCGATCTTTCCGTTCCCGGCATTCATTGCGGCGCCTGCATTCAGACAATCGAAACCGCCCTCGGCAGGCTCGATGGCGTGGCGGGTGCGCGCGTCAATCTCTCCACCAAGCGTGTCAGCGTGAAATGGCGAGAGGGGGCACTGCCGCCCATCATCGACACGCTGAACAGGCTCGGCTACGCCGCCCACCTTTTCGACAGTGTGGAAACCGGCAGGGACCCCGTTCTCTCCCAGCTCATCCGCGCCGTCGCGGTATCCGGCTTTGCCGCCGGCAACATCATGCTTCTTTCCGTCTCCGTCTGGTCAGGTGCCGAACAGGCAACGCGCGATCTCTTTCACTGGCTGTCCGCGCTGATCGCCCTGCCCGCGCTGGTGTTTGCCGGTGGCATTTTCTACCGCTCGGCCCTCAATGCGCTCCGCCACGGACGCATGAACATGGATGTACCCATCGCGCTTGGCATCTCGCTGGCCTATGGGCTCAGCCTCTACGAGACCGTCAACAGCGGCCAGCATGCCTATTTCGATGCGTCCGTTTCGCTTCTCTTCTTCCTGTTGATCGGCCGCACGCTCGACCACGTGATGCGCGAGCGCGCCCGCACCGCCGTAAAGGGGCTCGCGCGTCTCGCGCCACGCGGTGCACTGGTCATTGCCGCAGATGGTGGACGCGAATACCTGCCCTTGCCGGAGATCACGCCCGGCATGACGCTGATCGTGGCGGCCGGTGAACGCGTGCCCGTCGATGGCGTGGTCATAAGCGGCCTGTCTGAGCTCGACTGCTCCATGGCCACCGGCGAAAGCGCGCCGCAACCGGTAAGACCCGGTGCGGATGTGCGCGCCGGCATGCTCAACCTCACCCAGCCGTTGACCGTCGAAGCAACCGCCACCGCCGACACCTCCTTCCTTGCCGAGATGATGCGCCTGATGGAGGCCGCCGAAGGCGGGCGCGCGCGCTATCGCCGACTGGCAGACCGCGCCTCCGCACTTTATTCGCCCCTCGTTCATGCCACCGCCTTCCTCACCTTTCTGGGCTGGATGGTGGCAAGCGGCGACTGGCACCGCGCCATCACCATCGCCATCGCCGTGCTCATCATCACCTGTCCCTGCGCGCTCGGTCTCGCCGTTCCCATCGTTCAGGTGGTCGCCGCGCGGCGCCTTTTTGAAAACGGCATCATGGTCAAGGATGGCGCGGCGATGGAACGCTTCGCCCAAGTCGACACCGCCGTCTTCGACAAGACCGGCACACTGACGCTCGGCATCCCCGAACTGCGCAATGCCTTTGATGTCACACCGCAGGCGCTCGCCACCGCCGCCGCCCTTGCCGCGCATTCCCGTCACCCCTTATCGCGCGCCATTCTGCGCGCCGCCGGTTCGGTGCGAGCGACTGACGCGTTCGACAGTGTCGAGGAAATTCCCGGCCTCGGCATCGAAGCCCGCGCGGGCGAGACCGTCTGGCGGCTTGGCCGTGCAGGGTGGTCGCTCGGCAGCCCGAATGCGCATGAGAATCACGCGGGCGGCACAGTCCTTTCCTGCAATGGCGAGAAATATGCCACGTTCCGTTTCGAGGACCGGCTTCGCCCCGGGGCGAAAGAGGCAATTTCTCACCTGAAAGAAAACGGCGTCGCCGTCGAAATCATCTCCGGGGACAGCGCCGAACAGGTGAGCGACATCGCTGCCAGGCTGAGCGTGGATCACTTTCAGGCAAGCGTCCTTCCCGGCGACAAGCTTGAGCGCATGCGTGCGCTCGCTTCCGAAGGCCGCAAGGTTCTGATGGTCGGCGACGGGCTGAACGACGCCCCCGCCCTCGCCGCCGCGCATGTCTCCATGGCGCCTGCCACGGCGGCAGACATTGGCCGCAACGCCGCCGATTTCGTTTTCCTGCGCGAGACCATGCTGGCCGTGCCGCTTGCCCGTGACGTGTCGCGCCGCGCCGGCCGTCTGATCCGGCAGAATTTCGGCCTCGCCATTGCCTACAATGTTCTGGCCGTGCCGATCGCCGTTCTCGGCCATGTCACGCCGCTGGTGGCGGCCATTGCCATGTCGCTCTCTTCGCTGGTCGTGATCGGCAATGCGCTGCGCCTGCGCGCTGGCAGTCGTCACGGCATGACCGGGCAATCCCATGTCGAGGCAACGCAATGA
- the ccoS gene encoding cbb3-type cytochrome oxidase assembly protein CcoS, whose protein sequence is MTNLVVLIPIALFLGAAGLAAFLWSLKSGQYDDLDGAAERILIEDEPSHQREDSP, encoded by the coding sequence ATGACCAATCTCGTGGTGCTGATCCCGATAGCGCTTTTTCTGGGAGCCGCCGGCCTCGCCGCCTTCCTCTGGTCGCTCAAGAGCGGCCAGTATGACGACCTCGACGGCGCGGCCGAGCGCATCCTGATCGAAGACGAGCCATCTCATCAGCGGGAAGACAGCCCCTGA
- a CDS encoding OsmC family protein — MAIRIKAKTYGPFTTAIGPGKVIHVDTAPKQNVAITSPSTEEAGTPVDFMISALGACLALSFHHAAQEMKIDVGQVSVEVSGKKAEDLPDRIGSYDATVSLDTMPGEEECAELIKRAKARCTVSNSLNGEVTMKMAG; from the coding sequence ATGGCGATCCGCATCAAAGCAAAGACCTATGGCCCCTTCACCACAGCCATCGGCCCCGGCAAGGTGATCCATGTCGACACCGCGCCTAAACAGAATGTCGCCATCACCTCGCCTTCCACGGAAGAGGCTGGCACGCCCGTCGACTTCATGATCTCCGCGCTCGGTGCCTGCCTTGCTCTCTCCTTCCATCACGCCGCGCAGGAGATGAAGATCGATGTCGGGCAGGTCTCTGTCGAGGTTTCCGGCAAGAAGGCCGAGGATCTGCCCGACCGCATCGGCAGCTATGACGCCACCGTTTCGCTCGACACAATGCCCGGCGAGGAAGAGTGCGCGGAGCTCATCAAGCGCGCCAAGGCCCGCTGCACTGTCTCCAATTCGCTGAATGGCGAAGTCACCATGAAGATGGCGGGCTGA
- the pcaD gene encoding 3-oxoadipate enol-lactonase — protein MNFTRVNGVVIHHEIRGTVGKPVLVFSNSLGTDFRIWDAVVERLEADYRIVLYDKRGHGLSEATPQPYALTDHVDDLAALLGHLDITGATIVGLSVGGMIAQGLAARWPHLVSRLVLCDTGHRIGHDDLWNSRIDAVNEKGIASIADGILQRWFTPSFRAPDNDAFVGYTAMLTRTTVDGYAGTCSALRDADLTESTRALKLPTLCIVGDQDGSTPPDLVRELADLIEGARFEIIADAGHLPCIEQPEATAALIADFLRETTPNA, from the coding sequence ATGAACTTCACGCGTGTGAACGGCGTCGTCATTCATCACGAAATACGCGGAACGGTCGGCAAGCCGGTTCTCGTGTTTTCCAATTCGCTCGGAACCGATTTTCGCATCTGGGATGCCGTCGTTGAACGGCTGGAAGCCGACTACCGCATCGTCCTTTATGACAAGCGCGGCCATGGTCTCTCCGAAGCCACGCCTCAGCCCTATGCGCTGACGGATCACGTCGACGATCTCGCAGCCCTGCTCGGTCATCTCGACATCACAGGCGCGACCATCGTCGGCCTGTCCGTTGGCGGCATGATCGCGCAGGGGCTTGCCGCGCGCTGGCCGCATCTCGTCTCCCGCCTCGTGCTCTGCGACACGGGCCATAGAATAGGCCACGACGATCTGTGGAACAGCCGGATCGATGCCGTAAACGAAAAAGGCATCGCATCCATTGCGGACGGTATTCTCCAGCGCTGGTTCACGCCCTCTTTCCGCGCACCGGACAACGATGCTTTCGTCGGCTACACGGCCATGCTCACCCGCACCACGGTCGATGGCTATGCCGGCACGTGCTCGGCCCTGCGTGACGCCGATCTCACCGAATCCACCCGCGCCCTGAAGCTACCCACGCTCTGCATCGTCGGCGATCAGGACGGCTCAACCCCACCCGATCTGGTGCGGGAACTCGCGGACCTCATCGAAGGTGCCCGCTTCGAAATCATTGCAGATGCCGGCCACCTGCCCTGTATCGAACAGCCCGAGGCGACTGCCGCCCTGATTGCAGATTTTCTGCGCGAAACAACACCCAACGCCTGA